One part of the Triplophysa dalaica isolate WHDGS20190420 chromosome 25, ASM1584641v1, whole genome shotgun sequence genome encodes these proteins:
- the LOC130415203 gene encoding probable thiopurine S-methyltransferase isoform X2, whose amino-acid sequence MSAQENRVMALSEWEERWQTGRTGFHRPIVHKFLEKYLDKIVHGQKSIRFFFPLCGKAVEMKWLADMGHTVVGVEISEKGIKQFFEDQSLRYNEEPVPEIPGAKVFKSADGKISIYQCDLYKFSSAIAGKFGGIWDRGAMVAINPCDRQKYAALLTSLMESDCRYLLDTVEYNPEQHKGPPFLVTEDVLKQLFEGACDIELLQSADGFEERHRAWGIDYLTEKVYLLTPKKQ is encoded by the exons ATGTCAGCCCAGGAAAACAGAGTGATGGCTTTGTCGGAGTGGGAGGAAAGGTGGCAGACAGGCAGAACTGGTTTTCACCGTCCCATAGTGCACAA GTTTCTGGAAAAATACTTGGACAAAATTGTACATGGACAAAAGAGTATTCGATTCTTTTTTCCACTGTGTGGTAAAGCTGTGGAGATGAAATG GCTGGCTGATATGGGTCACACAGTGGTTGGAGTTGAAATTTCCGAAAAAggaattaaacagttttttgaaGACCAAAGCCTTAGATACAACGAAGAACCTGTACCAGAAATTCCAGGAGCAAAGGTTTTTAAG AGTGCGGATGGGAAGATCTCCATCTATCAGTGTGATTTATACAAGTTCTCCAG TGCAATTGCAGGGAAGTTTGGAGGAATTTGGGATAGAGGAGCAATGGTGGCAATAAACCCATGCGACAGGCAAAA GTATGCCGCTCTCCTCACGTCCTTAATGGAGAGTGACTGCAGATATCTTTTAGATACAGTGGAATATAATCCTGAGCAGCATAAAG GTCCACCGTTTCTGGTCacagaagatgttttaaaacaattatttg AAGGTGCCTGTGACATTGAATTGCTTCAGTCTGCAGATGGCTTTGAGGAAAGACACAGAGCATGGGGAATAGATTACTTGACTGAGAAAGTGTACCTTCTCACTCCAAAGAAACAATGA
- the LOC130415203 gene encoding probable thiopurine S-methyltransferase isoform X1 produces MSAQENRVMALSEWEERWQTGRTGFHRPIVHKFLEKYLDKIVHGQKSIRFFFPLCGKAVEMKWLADMGHTVVGVEISEKGIKQFFEDQSLRYNEEPVPEIPGAKVFKSADGKISIYQCDLYKFSSSAIAGKFGGIWDRGAMVAINPCDRQKYAALLTSLMESDCRYLLDTVEYNPEQHKGPPFLVTEDVLKQLFEGACDIELLQSADGFEERHRAWGIDYLTEKVYLLTPKKQ; encoded by the exons ATGTCAGCCCAGGAAAACAGAGTGATGGCTTTGTCGGAGTGGGAGGAAAGGTGGCAGACAGGCAGAACTGGTTTTCACCGTCCCATAGTGCACAA GTTTCTGGAAAAATACTTGGACAAAATTGTACATGGACAAAAGAGTATTCGATTCTTTTTTCCACTGTGTGGTAAAGCTGTGGAGATGAAATG GCTGGCTGATATGGGTCACACAGTGGTTGGAGTTGAAATTTCCGAAAAAggaattaaacagttttttgaaGACCAAAGCCTTAGATACAACGAAGAACCTGTACCAGAAATTCCAGGAGCAAAGGTTTTTAAG AGTGCGGATGGGAAGATCTCCATCTATCAGTGTGATTTATACAAGTTCTCCAG CAGTGCAATTGCAGGGAAGTTTGGAGGAATTTGGGATAGAGGAGCAATGGTGGCAATAAACCCATGCGACAGGCAAAA GTATGCCGCTCTCCTCACGTCCTTAATGGAGAGTGACTGCAGATATCTTTTAGATACAGTGGAATATAATCCTGAGCAGCATAAAG GTCCACCGTTTCTGGTCacagaagatgttttaaaacaattatttg AAGGTGCCTGTGACATTGAATTGCTTCAGTCTGCAGATGGCTTTGAGGAAAGACACAGAGCATGGGGAATAGATTACTTGACTGAGAAAGTGTACCTTCTCACTCCAAAGAAACAATGA
- the LOC130415792 gene encoding protein phosphatase 1 regulatory subunit 36 — MPKSPTDTVSSFGHWGWNNETQSLEFTSFEPPAEVQENKTTKTSTYQEQFRNHLHKWQRNTVGAAQLNAFKTSIKRSQKTHVTIHDVKLAAVSLIQRDEFPIPTCFLSLLKSKELDEFLACVLLYFSCYFEKKALEEIPNDESVSERQKKAEIFVKVEMAQKQLALSYAMLLLGKGPCGLFPQHRTAGVRGRQSSTHSDIQLDECLLSFCSYAAWVTFERRDLKGIQIEIGRLFRSDTFNPALRTESEECDEKQKDQDSSKNEGQSEVMNPRKAAENDRKSNRRPTLNSIITQRSPLMASLLPTPQEQAPHLFGNFRRLKQGLKCSNENCNLESVKKELNQQLTSLCFGILGKPLSQFSSESLKLQGSHSEGEKEDEEDEGVNSAVTKNDSHVQIKTSKTSVTAQRLMTTTTDRHSRCGRADSVSRATTEEVNSDTE, encoded by the exons ATGCCAAAATCACCGACGGACACG GTGTCTTCTTTTGGACACTGGGGATGGAACAACGAAACACAAAGCCTGGAGTTCACGAG ttTTGAACCCCCTGCAGAAgtacaagaaaacaaaacgaCAAAGACATCTACCTACCAAGAGCAGTTCAGAAATCATCTGCATAAGTGGCAAAG AAACACTGTGGGAGCAGCTCAGCTGAATGCCTTCAAGACGTCAATAAAACGCTCACAAAAGACACATGTCACAATTCATGATGTTAAAT TGGCAGCTGTCTCTTTGATACAAAGGGATGAATTCCCAATACCTACATGTTTTCTGTCTCTACTAAA GAGCAAAGAGCTGGACGAGTTTCTTGCCTGTGTCCTTCTCTACTTTTCTTGCTACTTTGAGAAGAAAGCACTGGAGGAAATACCAAA TGATGAGAGTGTAAGCGAGAGGCAGAAAAAGGCAGAAATATTTGTTAAGGTGGAGATGGCGCAAAAACAGCTTGCCCTGAGTTATGCAATGCTTCTTCTTGGAAAGGGACCATGTGGCTTGTTTCCACAGCACCGTACGGCCGGTGTCAG GGGCAGGCAGTCGTCCACTCACAGTGATATACAACTGGAtgag TGTCTCCTCAGCTTTTGCAGCTATGCTGCATGGGTGACCTTCGAGAGGCGGGACCTGAAGGGAATCCAGATTGAGATTGGCCGCCTGTTCCGGTCAGACACTTTTAACCCCGCCCTGAGGACTGAATCGGAGGAATGTGATGAGAAGCAGAAAGATCAGGACAGTTCTAAAAATGAGGGTCAGTCTGAGGTTATGAACCCCAGAAAAGCGGCAGAGAATGACAG GAAGTCTAACCGGCGTCCGACACTGAATAGCATCATAACCCAGCGTTCCCCTCTGATGGCCTCTCTGCTGCCCACTCCACAAGAACAGGCTCCTCACCTGTTTGGGAACTTCAGACGTCTTAAACAGggtttaaaatgttcaaatgaaaaTTGCAATTTAGAGtcggtgaagaaggagctgaacCAGCAACTCACCTCTCTCTG CTTTGGGATCCTTGGAAAGCCTTTGAGCCAGTTCAGCTCTGAAAGCCTGAAGCTTCAGGGAAGTCACAGTGAAGGAGAGAAGGAGGATGAGGAAGACGAGGGTGTAAACAGTGCCGTGACAAAAAATGACTCACATGTGCAAATCAAGACTAGCAAAACCTCTGTCACAGCACAAAGATTGATGACCACAACCACAGACAGACATAGCCGCTGTGGTCGAGCTGACTCGGTCTCCAGAGCGACAACTGAGGAAGTGAATTCAGACACGGAATGA